The sequence GCCGGAAGACGTCAAAGTCATCGGGTTCGACGGCATCCAGCTCGAAATGATGTCCCCCGGACTGTCGACCGTCGCACAGCCGATCTATGAACTCGGCAAAACCGCGGTGGATGTGCTGATCGGTCTGATCACAGAGCATCCGGATATCCCGGAGGACAAGGTATTTCCCGTCTCCCTCACTGTCAGGCAGTCGACAGGCGGATGATAAACTGAAAAACGCAGGACACCAGGCATTCAGCACTTGGTGTCCTGCGTTTTTTCATCCGGATGCACGGCGTGCCCTCCTGCGTCCTGCCCACAGCTCCATCATGATCGACAGCATGACGCCGACGAGCAGCCCATTGCTGACGAGCGGCTGTATGAGAACAGGGAAATCACGGAACGTTTCCGGCGGGACGTTCAGGATGCTGACACCGGTCAGCAGCGGAATCGTCACCCGATACAACGACATCGACTCGAACGGCAGTTCACGGATTTTGTGCACGGCTGTGCCGAACAGCTGGATGTAGGCGACGAACAGCACGGCCGCCCCGATCGGCTCCGGCAGGCCTGAGAGGAAACCGCCGAGCGCCGGGATGAGCCCCATCAGGATGAACAGCACGCTGCCGAGCATGAACGGGCCTCGGTTGAAGATCCGCGTGCTCTGCAGGAACCCGATCGATGACGAGTACGGTCCGAACGGCACGAGACCGAACAGACCGCCGATCACCGTTCCCGCTCCCGTTACATAGTAGGATGCTTGGATGCGCCCATCCACCGACTTCTCCCCGAACAGCCAGCCGGCCGTCGAGATGGCGACGAGCGAATTGCCCATATTGATGAGCCCGGCCAGGAATGCGGTCAGCATGATGCCGATGTGCACATGCAGCCCGCCGAGCGGGAACAGACGGAACAGCGAGCCGCCCGCAGAGACACTCGGTGTTCCGCCGATCAGGAGCATATACAGCACCGCCCCGCCGATCAGTCCGATGAGCACGGAAAAGTTCGCAATCCCCCGTCTGCGCGACAGTCCCATCAGCAGGACAGCCGCGGCCACCCCGATCGGCAGGAGCCCCTCCGGCATGGCGAGACTTCCGCCGTCACTGATGCCGAGCATGCCCTTGAAGAAGAACAGGATCAGCTGGACGGACAGCAGGAACAGGTAAATCGCCAGAACGACAGGTGTGAAGATCCTCTGCAGGACGGACGTGAAGCCGGCCGCTCCGAGCACGATGGTCAGCACACCGGCCAGCACCATGCCGAGCGCCAGACTTCCGCCGACTTCCATATAGGACAGCCCCATGGCAGGAGCTGCGGCGCTCAGACTGAGCATCAGTCCCCACCAGATGCCGCCATGGCCTTCGAACAGCGGGAACCTATGGCCGAATCGGGCCTGCAGCAGGCTGACGACCCCTGCGACGACGAAGGATGTCCGGATGAGTCCGGCGGCTGCGTCATCGGACAGACCGAATGCCGTGCTGATGGACAGCGGGACAACGACCGTATTGACGACCATGAACAGCAGCCATTGGATGCCGGCAAGTGAAAACGCTGGAGCGGTTAAACGTGTCATACAGTTTCCTGCTTTCTGTAATAAAATAACGGGAAAGAGTCCGGGGCACAATGCTCCGGACCCCTGTGGATCACTTCCCTAACGTATCGACCAGCAGATCGATGAACCGCTTGCTGTCAGCGGCGACACAGACATCGACGTTCGGCTCTTTCTTATGCCAATTCGTGAAATCACAGACGGTCTGGCCGTCGCACAGATCGCTGTTCGTCTCGATGTCGACATAGTATTTCTTCGTCTCGACGAGCGACCGGTCCAGGGCCGCTCCAACGGCCAGCGGATCATGCATCGCACACGCATGGCGTCCGTTCAGGTTATAGTAATGGTTCATGTAATGGACGGTCGCTTCCTCTGTGAAATCGCGTCCCGCTCCAGGCTGGATGCGCTCGACATCGTCTTTCGTCAACAGGGTGCTTGACGTTACATCGAGACCGACCATCGTGATCGGGATGCCGGAATGGACGACGATCTTCGCCGCTTCTGGGTCGATATAGATATTGTATTCCGCTGTCGGTGTGATGTTGCCCCGGTGATCGAACGCACCGCCCATGATGACAAGTTCCTTCAGCCACTCTTTGAGCCTCGGCTCTTTGCGGATGGCCAGCGCCATGTTCGTCAGCGGTGCGAGCAGGATGACGGTGATCTCACCCGCATGCTGCTTCGCCTGCTCGATGATGAAGTCCGGAGCGAAGCCTTCGTCACGGATTTCAACGTCCACTTCTTTCAGCGCACCGCCGATCCCGTCATTGCCGTGCACGCTCACTTCGAAGTGCGGATCCCGCAGGAGAGGACGCGCCGCTCCCTGGACGACTTTCAGATCATCCCGTCCGAGCAGCGTCGTGATTTTGCGGGTGTTGACGGTCGCCTGTTCCAAGGACGTATTGCCGTTCACGGTCGTAATGCCAAAGATATCTGCCATGCCGCTCTTTTCGGCCAGCAGAAGTCCGATCGCATCGTCGATTCCCGTGTCCACATCGATAATCACTTTTTTCATATGCGTTCCGCCCCTTCTTCTGTCAATAATTCCAGCAGGCAGTGCAGCCCTGCTGCTGCCCCGTATTTCAAAGCATCGAGATTCACATGGTAGTTCGCGTTATGCCAAGGGAAGTTCTCCTTTTCGAGAGAGCCCGTCCCCCAATACATGAAGACCGACGGCACCTCGTTCGCGACAATCGAGAAGTCGTCGCCGCTCATGTACGGGTGTTCGTTGACCGAGACGGTCGTCTCCCCGAACGCATCATTCAGCGAACGCGTGAGCCGCGCCGTCAATTCAGGATCGTTCCAGTTCGCCGGATACCCCTTGCTGTACGTGTATTCGTAGCTGCCGCCCCAGAATCCGGTGACGGACTGCAGCAGCCGCTCAAGCTGCGCTTCGATCTTATCCTGCGTTTCCGGCAGGATCGTCCGGACCGTCCCCGAGATGTCGACCTGCCCGCACAATACATTCGATGCGGTTCCTCCCTGGATCGTCCCGAACGTGATGACCGCGTGATCGAGCGGCGACGTCTGACGCGAAACGATCGACTGCGCCGCGGTCAGGAACTCCCCTGCCATCGCGATCGCATCGATCCCCTGCTGCGGAGCCGCTGCGTGACCCCCTTTGCCGGTCAGCGTCAGGTAGACCCTGTCGGTGTTCGCGAGCATGTACCCGGGTTTCATCTCAAAAGTGCCTGGCGTCAGGAACGGGTTCGTATGCAGGCAGAGCGCCGCGTCGACCGCCGGGTTCTCGAGGATCCCTTCTTCGATCATCGGCTTGGCCCCGCCCGGCTGCGCTTCCTCCGTCGGCTGGAACATGATCTTGACGGTACCGGTCCATTCCGACTTCCGTTCTTTCAGCACAGTCAGGATGGCGAGACCGATCGTTGTGTGGGCGTCATGGCCGCATGCGTGCATGACCCCCGGGTGGATGGAACTGTAGTCAAGTCCTGTCGCTTCCTCGATCGGCAGCGCGTCGATGTCGCAGCGCATGAGGACCGTACGGCCGGGTGCCGCCCCTGTAATTTCCGCACAAACGCCAGTTCCGGCCATCGCCCGGTGGCTGATGCCGATCCGGTCGAGCTCCTGCTGGATGAACAGCTGGGTGTTGTGCTCATCTTTGCTCAGTTCGGGATGCTTGTGCAAATGCTTGTACGTGTCCCGGAGATAGCCGTCGAGATGCTGTTCCATGTAGTCTGCAGTGATCGTCTCCATCTACTCATCCTCTCCTTTCAGTTCGCTCCTGTAGGGCATCCCTTCCTGCGCCCCGAATTTCGTCACAGCGCGTGCTGCAGCACGTGTTGCAAAACCGATCATCTCAGCCAGCGGACGTCCTTCCGCCGCCGCGATGGCCAGTGCACCGTTGTAAGTATCGCCGGCTCCCGTCGTATCGACTGCCTGAACCGGTTCAGCCGGTACGACGACGAGTTTCCCATCATCCAGATACGCACTGCCGTGTGCACCCAGCGTGACGATCAGCGTCTGATCATAGGCCGCTTCCCATTCCGCCATCAGGAGTGCGAGTTCACGCTCGTCCGAAAATGGCCGTTCGGCAAGCAGTTCAAACTCAGTTTCATTCGGCGTCAGAATGTCTGCATTCAGAAGCAGCTGTTTCGGCAAGGTCTGCGCAGGTGCGGGATTCAAAATGGTCTTCACGCCATTCTCATGGGCAATTTCCATCACTTTCTGGACAGTTTCCAGCGGAATCTCAAGCTGAGCCAGCAGAACATCGGCTTCCTTAATCACCTGTTCGATTTCCGGAGTAATCGCATCGGGCGTAAGCGAGTAGTTCGCTCCCGGGACGACGACGATGCAGTTATCGTGGTTTATGTGGAAGATGTCCGCAATTCCTGTCTTCACTTCAGGTGCCCGGCTGATGAATGCCGTATTCACCTGGTTCGTTTCCATCTGGTCCAGCAGTGTGCGTCCAAACTCGTCCTGTCCGACCGCGCCGACCAGCGTCACTTCCCCGCCAAGCCGCGCACAGCTTACTGCCTGGTTGGCACCTTTGCCCCCGGGCAGGTAGCTCACCTTTTCACCGAGGATCGTCTCACCGATTTGCGGCAGACGGTCCGTCGAAATAATTATGTCCATATTTAAACTGCCGACAACGACAATTCGTTTCCTCATTCCATCACCTGTTCCAATAGAGTAGGTCGTTCACCAACTAAATGTGTAACCGATTACACATTTTCAGAATAGCATACCTTCCTCTCAGCCGGCAATGCTTAACTCCAAGTATAATGAAAGAATTTTCTACCGGTTCTGCCGCCGGTCAGTTTCAAGTAATGAGGCATGTCAGCTGTTCCGCATTTGTCACGTGCCGCCGGAAACGCCCGCATATACTGAGGAGTACACCGGGGAGGCGGAATCTTTGCATCTGTTACTTGTGATTTTCCTTGGCATTGCGGCCAATTTGGATAACTTAGGGATCGGGCTCGCATACGGCATTCAAAAGACGAGGATACCGCTCATTTCAAATTTGATGATTGCCGTGATATCCATGGCAGTCACCTCATTTTCAATGCTTGCTGGCGACCGGATTGCGGCGTTCATCACTCCCAATGCGGCGGACTGGATTGGAGGTCTGCTGCTGTGCGCGATTGGGGTCTGGATGCTGTGCCAGCCGAAATTCGGGCAAGTGGAAGCGTATGAGGATGCAAAAACAGCCGACACGGATGGGAATCGTGTGATTTCTGTACGGGAGGCCATCCCCCTCGGCTTCGTACTTGCAGCAAATTGCCTGGCCGCCGGGTTCGGAATGGGGGTAAGCGGCAGCTCGATGCTTGGAACGGTTTTATCGGTCGGATTTTTCTCGTTCATCACCATCGGGGGCAGCCACCGGTTCGGCACGCTGCTCGCACGCACGTGGATCGGCCGGTATCCCGCAGCTTTTGCAGGCGTTCTCCTGATCGTCATCGGCTTGGTTGAAATTATGTTGTAATCAAAAAGCGCAGCTGCCAAAAGTTTCGGCAGCTGCGCTTTTTCAGTTCAATTGAAGTGCCGTGCGGATCGTGTCCCACATAACTTCATATCCTTTGGTTGTCGGATGAGGACTGGTTGTCTCCATCAGATCTCCATAGGCGGTATCCGGGTGGCTCTTGAGATATGCAGTCATCGCATCATAATGGGAGATGAAGAGGTACCCTTCCTCCAGGCTGATCCGCTTCAATACGTTGTTGATACCTGCCGGGCTGAACCGGTAATTGCCGATATCATTTGCAGAAGGCGGCGGCGCCATGACGACCAGCAGTCCGGACTTCGCATCCGCCTCTTTCAGCAGTTTGCGGACCGTC comes from Sporosarcina trichiuri and encodes:
- the rbsK gene encoding ribokinase; amino-acid sequence: MRKRIVVVGSLNMDIIISTDRLPQIGETILGEKVSYLPGGKGANQAVSCARLGGEVTLVGAVGQDEFGRTLLDQMETNQVNTAFISRAPEVKTGIADIFHINHDNCIVVVPGANYSLTPDAITPEIEQVIKEADVLLAQLEIPLETVQKVMEIAHENGVKTILNPAPAQTLPKQLLLNADILTPNETEFELLAERPFSDERELALLMAEWEAAYDQTLIVTLGAHGSAYLDDGKLVVVPAEPVQAVDTTGAGDTYNGALAIAAAEGRPLAEMIGFATRAAARAVTKFGAQEGMPYRSELKGEDE
- a CDS encoding uracil/xanthine transporter, which produces MTRLTAPAFSLAGIQWLLFMVVNTVVVPLSISTAFGLSDDAAAGLIRTSFVVAGVVSLLQARFGHRFPLFEGHGGIWWGLMLSLSAAAPAMGLSYMEVGGSLALGMVLAGVLTIVLGAAGFTSVLQRIFTPVVLAIYLFLLSVQLILFFFKGMLGISDGGSLAMPEGLLPIGVAAAVLLMGLSRRRGIANFSVLIGLIGGAVLYMLLIGGTPSVSAGGSLFRLFPLGGLHVHIGIMLTAFLAGLINMGNSLVAISTAGWLFGEKSVDGRIQASYYVTGAGTVIGGLFGLVPFGPYSSSIGFLQSTRIFNRGPFMLGSVLFILMGLIPALGGFLSGLPEPIGAAVLFVAYIQLFGTAVHKIRELPFESMSLYRVTIPLLTGVSILNVPPETFRDFPVLIQPLVSNGLLVGVMLSIMMELWAGRRRARRASG
- a CDS encoding nucleoside hydrolase, producing the protein MKKVIIDVDTGIDDAIGLLLAEKSGMADIFGITTVNGNTSLEQATVNTRKITTLLGRDDLKVVQGAARPLLRDPHFEVSVHGNDGIGGALKEVDVEIRDEGFAPDFIIEQAKQHAGEITVILLAPLTNMALAIRKEPRLKEWLKELVIMGGAFDHRGNITPTAEYNIYIDPEAAKIVVHSGIPITMVGLDVTSSTLLTKDDVERIQPGAGRDFTEEATVHYMNHYYNLNGRHACAMHDPLAVGAALDRSLVETKKYYVDIETNSDLCDGQTVCDFTNWHKKEPNVDVCVAADSKRFIDLLVDTLGK
- a CDS encoding manganese efflux pump — encoded protein: MLNSKYNERIFYRFCRRSVSSNEACQLFRICHVPPETPAYTEEYTGEAESLHLLLVIFLGIAANLDNLGIGLAYGIQKTRIPLISNLMIAVISMAVTSFSMLAGDRIAAFITPNAADWIGGLLLCAIGVWMLCQPKFGQVEAYEDAKTADTDGNRVISVREAIPLGFVLAANCLAAGFGMGVSGSSMLGTVLSVGFFSFITIGGSHRFGTLLARTWIGRYPAAFAGVLLIVIGLVEIML
- a CDS encoding M20 metallopeptidase family protein, with the translated sequence METITADYMEQHLDGYLRDTYKHLHKHPELSKDEHNTQLFIQQELDRIGISHRAMAGTGVCAEITGAAPGRTVLMRCDIDALPIEEATGLDYSSIHPGVMHACGHDAHTTIGLAILTVLKERKSEWTGTVKIMFQPTEEAQPGGAKPMIEEGILENPAVDAALCLHTNPFLTPGTFEMKPGYMLANTDRVYLTLTGKGGHAAAPQQGIDAIAMAGEFLTAAQSIVSRQTSPLDHAVITFGTIQGGTASNVLCGQVDISGTVRTILPETQDKIEAQLERLLQSVTGFWGGSYEYTYSKGYPANWNDPELTARLTRSLNDAFGETTVSVNEHPYMSGDDFSIVANEVPSVFMYWGTGSLEKENFPWHNANYHVNLDALKYGAAAGLHCLLELLTEEGAERI